In one window of Gossypium hirsutum isolate 1008001.06 chromosome A01, Gossypium_hirsutum_v2.1, whole genome shotgun sequence DNA:
- the LOC107919074 gene encoding uncharacterized protein has protein sequence MEYLASRKKAKKLRNKSQKACKCGFALLENDAEAAFSMLGEIQRVAFTVFESLFSHINGTKMESKLTNWSLLSKLMSSKCITHEGEATETNEFEKMDAFLCTLIGNKTRKSGKMSNDDAQIELQKLELSIQDLRDGVECLLRLLVKTRVSVLNILSH, from the coding sequence ATGGAATACTTAGCTTCAAGGAAAAAAGCAAAGAAGTTAAGAAACAAGTCTCAGAAAGCTTGTAAATGTGGCTTTGCTCTGTTAGAAAACGATGCTGAGGCCGCATTTAGCATgttgggagagatacaaagagtCGCATTCACAGTGTTTGAGTCCCTCTTTTCTCATATCAATGGCACAAAGATGGAATCAAAATTGACCAATTGGTCTTTGCTGTCCAAGTTGATGAGCTCCAAATGCATAACACATGAGGGAGAAGCAACAGAAACCAATGAATTTGAAAAAATGGATGCATTTTTGTGCACTCTCATTGGTAACAAGACCAGAAAATCTGGTAAAATGAGCAATGATGATGCACAAATTGAGTTGCAGAAATTGGAGCTAAGCATTCAAGATCTTAGAGATGGAGTGGAGTGCTTGTTGAGGCTCTTGGTCAAAACTAGAGTTTCTGTTCTCAACATCCTTAGCCATTAG
- the LOC107920797 gene encoding protein SET DOMAIN GROUP 40 isoform X4 → MKLCLLYSKPILLTLLPRQVDYAIWATQKAVTKAKYEWEQAFTLMKELKLKPPLLTFRAWIWANRTTADLKYLYGWLRHHPKYGTLAPPELANSLYYAYALDLKPNYVRA, encoded by the exons ATGAAACTTTGTCTCTTGTACTCAAAGCCCATCCTTCTCACTCTTCTACCCAG GCAG GTGGATTATGCCATCTGGGCTACTCAGAAAGCTGTCACAAAAGCTAAATACGAGTGGGAACAAGCCTTCACTCTCATGAAGGAACTTAAGCTTAAGCCTCCACTTCTAACTTTCAGGGCTTGGATTTGGGCTAATAGGACT ACTGCTGATTTAAAGTATCTGTATGGATGGTTACGTCATCACCCAAAGTATGGTACTCTTGCGCCACCGGAGCTTGCTAATTCTTTGTATTATGCATAT GCACTAGATTTGAAGCCAAACTATGTGCGTGCTTAG
- the LOC107920797 gene encoding protein SET DOMAIN GROUP 40 isoform X5, translating to MKLCLLYSKPILLTLLPSYSILAAFGELETQALQVDYAIWATQKAVTKAKYEWEQAFTLMKELKLKPPLLTFRAWIWANRTALDLKPNYVRA from the exons ATGAAACTTTGTCTCTTGTACTCAAAGCCCATCCTTCTCACTCTTCTACCCAG TTATTCCATACTCGCCGCTTTCGGTGAACTTGAAACGCAAGCCTTACAA GTGGATTATGCCATCTGGGCTACTCAGAAAGCTGTCACAAAAGCTAAATACGAGTGGGAACAAGCCTTCACTCTCATGAAGGAACTTAAGCTTAAGCCTCCACTTCTAACTTTCAGGGCTTGGATTTGGGCTAATAGGACT GCACTAGATTTGAAGCCAAACTATGTGCGTGCTTAG
- the LOC107920797 gene encoding protein SET DOMAIN GROUP 40 isoform X2: MKLCLLYSKPILLTLLPSYSILAAFGELETQALQVDYAIWATQKAVTKAKYEWEQAFTLMKELKLKPPLLTFRAWIWANRTTADLKYLYGWLRHHPKYGTLAPPELANSLYYAYALDLKPNYVRA, translated from the exons ATGAAACTTTGTCTCTTGTACTCAAAGCCCATCCTTCTCACTCTTCTACCCAG TTATTCCATACTCGCCGCTTTCGGTGAACTTGAAACGCAAGCCTTACAA GTGGATTATGCCATCTGGGCTACTCAGAAAGCTGTCACAAAAGCTAAATACGAGTGGGAACAAGCCTTCACTCTCATGAAGGAACTTAAGCTTAAGCCTCCACTTCTAACTTTCAGGGCTTGGATTTGGGCTAATAGGACT ACTGCTGATTTAAAGTATCTGTATGGATGGTTACGTCATCACCCAAAGTATGGTACTCTTGCGCCACCGGAGCTTGCTAATTCTTTGTATTATGCATAT GCACTAGATTTGAAGCCAAACTATGTGCGTGCTTAG
- the LOC107920797 gene encoding protein SET DOMAIN GROUP 40 isoform X1, which produces MKLCLLYSKPILLTLLPRQVFTICLLYEINKGKASPWHPYFLHLPRSYSILAAFGELETQALQVDYAIWATQKAVTKAKYEWEQAFTLMKELKLKPPLLTFRAWIWANRTTADLKYLYGWLRHHPKYGTLAPPELANSLYYAYALDLKPNYVRA; this is translated from the exons ATGAAACTTTGTCTCTTGTACTCAAAGCCCATCCTTCTCACTCTTCTACCCAG GCAGGTATTCACTATTTGTTTGTTATATGAAATCAATAAAGGAAAGGCTTCTCCATGGCACCCTTATTTTTTGCACTTGCCTCGTAGTTATTCCATACTCGCCGCTTTCGGTGAACTTGAAACGCAAGCCTTACAA GTGGATTATGCCATCTGGGCTACTCAGAAAGCTGTCACAAAAGCTAAATACGAGTGGGAACAAGCCTTCACTCTCATGAAGGAACTTAAGCTTAAGCCTCCACTTCTAACTTTCAGGGCTTGGATTTGGGCTAATAGGACT ACTGCTGATTTAAAGTATCTGTATGGATGGTTACGTCATCACCCAAAGTATGGTACTCTTGCGCCACCGGAGCTTGCTAATTCTTTGTATTATGCATAT GCACTAGATTTGAAGCCAAACTATGTGCGTGCTTAG
- the LOC107920797 gene encoding protein SET DOMAIN GROUP 40 isoform X3 — protein sequence MKLCLLYSKPILLTLLPRQVFTICLLYEINKGKASPWHPYFLHLPRSYSILAAFGELETQALQVDYAIWATQKAVTKAKYEWEQAFTLMKELKLKPPLLTFRAWIWANRTALDLKPNYVRA from the exons ATGAAACTTTGTCTCTTGTACTCAAAGCCCATCCTTCTCACTCTTCTACCCAG GCAGGTATTCACTATTTGTTTGTTATATGAAATCAATAAAGGAAAGGCTTCTCCATGGCACCCTTATTTTTTGCACTTGCCTCGTAGTTATTCCATACTCGCCGCTTTCGGTGAACTTGAAACGCAAGCCTTACAA GTGGATTATGCCATCTGGGCTACTCAGAAAGCTGTCACAAAAGCTAAATACGAGTGGGAACAAGCCTTCACTCTCATGAAGGAACTTAAGCTTAAGCCTCCACTTCTAACTTTCAGGGCTTGGATTTGGGCTAATAGGACT GCACTAGATTTGAAGCCAAACTATGTGCGTGCTTAG
- the LOC107920367 gene encoding serine/threonine-protein kinase BSK1 isoform X2, whose product MAWPDSKQFVEEACGVGKLRHRRLANLIGYCCDGDERLLVAEYMINDTLAKHLFHWENQTIEWAMRLRVATCIAEALDYCSSEGHPLYHDLNAYRVLFDEDGDPRLSCFGLMKNSRDGKSYSTNLAYTPPEYLRNGRVTPESVIYSFGTVLVDLLSGKHIPPSHALDMIRGKNIVLLMDSHLEGKFSMEEATVVVGLASQCLQYEPRERPSVKDLVATLAPLHTKPDVPSYVMLGTSKYEEAPPTPQRPLSPMGEACSRLDLTAIHQILVMNHYKDDEGTNELSFQEWTQQMRDMLEARKRGDYAFRDKDFKTAIDCYSQFIDVGTMVSPTVFARRSLCYLFCDQPDAALADAMQAQIVNPEWPTAFYMQSVALAKLDMHKDAADMLNEAAGLEEKKQRVVKGS is encoded by the exons ATGGCTTGGCCTGACTCCAAACAGTTTGTG GAGGAAGCATGTGGAGTGGGAAAGTTGAGACACAGGAGGCTGGCCAATTTGATAGGGTATTGCTGTGATGGAGATGAAAGGCTGCTTGTTGCTGAGTATATGATCAATGACACTCTTGCTAAGCATTTGTTTCATT GGGAAAATCAAACCATCGAGTGGGCAATGCGTTTAAGAGTAGCTACGTGCATTGCTGAAGCTTTAGATTATTGTAGTAGTGAGGGCCATCCATTATACCATGATCTAAATGCTTACAGGGTTCTTTTTGATGAG GATGGTGATccacgtctttcatgtttcggaCTGATGAAAAATAGCCGGGATGGGAAAAGTTATAGCACTAATCTTGCCTACACACCTCCTGAGTATCTAAGAAATG GGAGAGTCACCCCAGAAAGTGTTATTTACAGCTTTGGCACTGTTCTTGTTGATTTGCTTAGTGGAAAGCACATCCCGCCTAGTCAT GCGCTTGATATGATACGAGGTAAAAACATCGTTCTCCTTATGGATTCACATTTAGAGGGAAAATTTTCTATGGAGGAGGCAACTGTGGTTGTTGGCCTTGCCTCTCAATGCTTGCAATATGAACCCAGGGAGCGGCCCAGTGTGAAGGATCTTGTTGCCACACTTGCTCCATTGCACACCAAACCTGAT GTTCCATCTTATGTTATGCTTGGAACCTCAAAATATGAGGAAGCTCCACCAACTCCACAGCGTCCTCTTTCACCAATGGGTGAGGCCTGTTCACGGCTTGACCTTACAGCAATTCATCAAATATTGGTGATGAATCACTACAAGGATGACGAAGGGACAAATGAG TTATCTTTCCAAGAGTGGACCCAGCAGATGAGAGATATGCTTGAGGCTAGGAAGCGTGGGGACTATGCATTCCGTGATAAAGATTTTAAAACTGCCATTGACTGTTATTCCCAG TTCATAGATGTCGGAACCATGGTCTCCCCAACTGTTTTTGCTCGACGCAGCCTGTGCTATCTATTCTGCGATCAACCAGATGCTGCCCTTGCAGATGCAATGCAGGCGCAAATTGTGAATCCCGAGTGGCCGACTGCCTTCTATATGCAGTCAGTTGCTCTTGCCAAACTAGACATGCATAAAGACGCTGCAGACATGTTGAACGAAGCTGCTGGacttgaagaaaagaagcaaCGGGTCGTTAAGGGATCGTGA
- the LOC107920367 gene encoding serine/threonine-protein kinase BSK1 isoform X1, with translation MGCCQSSCLTETHPEKDQSRQQQQEPRNHSQAVSGAGPDPAVANGVPSFSEFSLADLKAATNNFSSDNIVSESGEKAPNLVYKGRLQNRKWIAVKKFTKMAWPDSKQFVEEACGVGKLRHRRLANLIGYCCDGDERLLVAEYMINDTLAKHLFHWENQTIEWAMRLRVATCIAEALDYCSSEGHPLYHDLNAYRVLFDEDGDPRLSCFGLMKNSRDGKSYSTNLAYTPPEYLRNGRVTPESVIYSFGTVLVDLLSGKHIPPSHALDMIRGKNIVLLMDSHLEGKFSMEEATVVVGLASQCLQYEPRERPSVKDLVATLAPLHTKPDVPSYVMLGTSKYEEAPPTPQRPLSPMGEACSRLDLTAIHQILVMNHYKDDEGTNELSFQEWTQQMRDMLEARKRGDYAFRDKDFKTAIDCYSQFIDVGTMVSPTVFARRSLCYLFCDQPDAALADAMQAQIVNPEWPTAFYMQSVALAKLDMHKDAADMLNEAAGLEEKKQRVVKGS, from the exons ATGGGTTGTTGTCAATCATCTTGTCTAACAGAGACCCACCCAGAAAAAGACCAGAGTCGGCAACAGCAACAGGAGCCCCGGAACCATAGCCAAGCAGTTTCAGGTGCTGGACCGGACCCAGCTGTTGCTaatggagtcccttctttctctGAGTTCTCCTTGGCTGACCTCAAAGCTGCCACCAATAATTTCAGTTCAGATAACATAGTTTCTGAAAGTGGGGAAAAAGCTCCTAACCTTGTTTACAAAGGTCGTTTACAGAACAGGAAATGGATCGCTGTTAAGAAGTTTACTAAGATGGCTTGGCCTGACTCCAAACAGTTTGTG GAGGAAGCATGTGGAGTGGGAAAGTTGAGACACAGGAGGCTGGCCAATTTGATAGGGTATTGCTGTGATGGAGATGAAAGGCTGCTTGTTGCTGAGTATATGATCAATGACACTCTTGCTAAGCATTTGTTTCATT GGGAAAATCAAACCATCGAGTGGGCAATGCGTTTAAGAGTAGCTACGTGCATTGCTGAAGCTTTAGATTATTGTAGTAGTGAGGGCCATCCATTATACCATGATCTAAATGCTTACAGGGTTCTTTTTGATGAG GATGGTGATccacgtctttcatgtttcggaCTGATGAAAAATAGCCGGGATGGGAAAAGTTATAGCACTAATCTTGCCTACACACCTCCTGAGTATCTAAGAAATG GGAGAGTCACCCCAGAAAGTGTTATTTACAGCTTTGGCACTGTTCTTGTTGATTTGCTTAGTGGAAAGCACATCCCGCCTAGTCAT GCGCTTGATATGATACGAGGTAAAAACATCGTTCTCCTTATGGATTCACATTTAGAGGGAAAATTTTCTATGGAGGAGGCAACTGTGGTTGTTGGCCTTGCCTCTCAATGCTTGCAATATGAACCCAGGGAGCGGCCCAGTGTGAAGGATCTTGTTGCCACACTTGCTCCATTGCACACCAAACCTGAT GTTCCATCTTATGTTATGCTTGGAACCTCAAAATATGAGGAAGCTCCACCAACTCCACAGCGTCCTCTTTCACCAATGGGTGAGGCCTGTTCACGGCTTGACCTTACAGCAATTCATCAAATATTGGTGATGAATCACTACAAGGATGACGAAGGGACAAATGAG TTATCTTTCCAAGAGTGGACCCAGCAGATGAGAGATATGCTTGAGGCTAGGAAGCGTGGGGACTATGCATTCCGTGATAAAGATTTTAAAACTGCCATTGACTGTTATTCCCAG TTCATAGATGTCGGAACCATGGTCTCCCCAACTGTTTTTGCTCGACGCAGCCTGTGCTATCTATTCTGCGATCAACCAGATGCTGCCCTTGCAGATGCAATGCAGGCGCAAATTGTGAATCCCGAGTGGCCGACTGCCTTCTATATGCAGTCAGTTGCTCTTGCCAAACTAGACATGCATAAAGACGCTGCAGACATGTTGAACGAAGCTGCTGGacttgaagaaaagaagcaaCGGGTCGTTAAGGGATCGTGA